The Geobacter sp. AOG2 genome includes a window with the following:
- a CDS encoding 4Fe-4S dicluster domain-containing protein — protein sequence MSGGPIDFNKTKSFLIDTTKCTGCRGCQVACKQWNQLKAEKTVFFSGEGYQNPPAMSEFTFTRIKFRDYQKHGQNEFAFYKEMCMHCNEPACASVCPVGAFHKTAEGPVVYDDKRCIGCRFCMVACPFGIPKYEWSKAFPLVRKCTGCYSRIKEGLQPACATACPTAITYGNRDDMLKEAERRLKNKPERYFPAIYGKEEAGGTSVFYLTHQPLDELGFKQVTKRPLPSYTWQALRLVPGIFLGVGGTLSAITWFQHRKDRIRREEEFKNSRVTPEQKEDNE from the coding sequence ATGAGCGGCGGACCCATCGATTTCAATAAAACCAAGTCGTTTCTGATCGATACGACCAAATGCACCGGCTGCCGCGGCTGCCAGGTTGCCTGCAAACAGTGGAACCAGCTCAAGGCGGAGAAGACCGTCTTCTTCAGCGGCGAGGGATATCAGAACCCGCCCGCCATGTCCGAGTTCACCTTCACCCGGATCAAGTTCAGGGACTACCAGAAACACGGACAGAACGAGTTCGCCTTTTACAAAGAGATGTGCATGCACTGCAACGAGCCGGCCTGCGCCTCGGTCTGCCCGGTAGGGGCTTTCCACAAGACCGCCGAAGGTCCGGTGGTGTACGACGACAAGCGCTGCATCGGCTGCCGTTTCTGCATGGTGGCCTGCCCCTTCGGCATCCCCAAGTACGAGTGGAGCAAGGCCTTCCCGCTGGTGCGCAAGTGCACCGGCTGCTACAGCCGGATCAAGGAAGGGCTGCAACCGGCCTGCGCCACGGCCTGCCCCACGGCCATCACCTACGGCAACCGGGACGACATGCTGAAAGAGGCGGAACGTCGCCTCAAAAACAAGCCGGAACGCTATTTCCCGGCTATCTACGGCAAGGAAGAGGCCGGCGGCACCAGCGTCTTTTACCTTACCCATCAGCCCCTGGACGAGTTGGGCTTCAAGCAGGTCACCAAGCGTCCCCTCCCCTCCTACACCTGGCAGGCCCTGCGCCTGGTGCCGGGCATCTTCCTGGGGGTCGGCGGCACCCTGTCGGCCATCACCTGGTTCCAGCACCGCAAGGACCGCATACGCCGCGAGGAAGAATTCAAGAATTCCCGCGTGACCCCGGAGCAGAAGGAGGATAACGAATGA
- the nrfD gene encoding NrfD/PsrC family molybdoenzyme membrane anchor subunit, with protein MTAAQLVMNEIKGYHRFIKLMIVLTGIGAVAAMARFVFGLGATTNLNDMYPWGLWISFDVVTSVPLAAGAFTIGVVAHVFHIRKLEPLVRPAIVTGFLGYSLVCIGLLLDLGQPQRGINVLLYWNVHSPMFEVSMCVMAYTTVLTLEFLHPVAERFGWHLPLRLLRTLELPFAILAAMISTLHQSTLGTFFLIAVDKLHNLWYNPLLPLQFWLSAIFTGLSIVIFEASLVHKFMGQPDESDLLATLTKIIPWVMGVYIAVKVYALAFLSHGPLFDRPVLLALFLAEVILGVLVPFCMFLTRRIRTDKKMQLRAASLVMFGLILNRFNVSMFGMEQAGQKIYVPSVIESLVTMGIISAHILFFVLIAKYFPIFEHHPEATDYTIPDHFRKIDKGHEALGAAHEA; from the coding sequence ATGACCGCCGCCCAGCTAGTTATGAATGAGATCAAGGGCTATCACCGCTTCATCAAGCTGATGATCGTCCTGACCGGCATTGGCGCCGTGGCCGCCATGGCCCGCTTCGTCTTCGGCCTGGGAGCCACCACCAACCTGAACGACATGTACCCCTGGGGCCTGTGGATCTCCTTCGACGTCGTCACCTCGGTGCCCCTGGCGGCCGGGGCGTTCACCATCGGCGTCGTGGCCCACGTCTTCCACATCAGGAAACTGGAGCCCCTGGTCAGGCCGGCCATCGTCACCGGCTTCCTGGGCTACTCCCTGGTCTGCATCGGCCTCTTGCTCGACCTGGGGCAACCCCAGCGCGGCATCAACGTCCTTTTGTACTGGAACGTCCACTCCCCCATGTTCGAGGTTTCCATGTGCGTCATGGCCTATACCACGGTCCTGACGCTGGAATTCCTCCACCCGGTGGCCGAGCGCTTCGGCTGGCATCTGCCGCTGCGCCTGCTGCGCACCCTGGAGTTGCCGTTCGCCATCCTGGCGGCCATGATCTCGACCCTGCACCAGTCCACCCTGGGGACCTTCTTCCTCATCGCCGTGGACAAGCTGCACAACCTCTGGTACAATCCGCTCCTGCCGCTCCAGTTCTGGCTTTCGGCCATCTTCACCGGCCTCTCCATCGTCATCTTCGAGGCCAGCCTGGTGCACAAGTTCATGGGGCAGCCGGACGAGTCGGACCTGCTGGCCACCCTGACCAAGATCATCCCCTGGGTCATGGGGGTCTACATCGCGGTCAAGGTCTATGCCCTGGCCTTCCTCTCCCACGGGCCGCTCTTCGACCGGCCGGTGCTGCTGGCGCTGTTTTTGGCGGAGGTAATCCTCGGGGTCCTTGTCCCTTTCTGCATGTTCCTGACCAGGCGGATCCGCACCGACAAAAAAATGCAGTTGCGGGCCGCGAGCCTGGTGATGTTCGGGCTGATCCTGAACCGCTTCAACGTCTCCATGTTCGGCATGGAGCAGGCGGGACAAAAGATCTACGTGCCGTCCGTTATCGAATCCCTGGTGACCATGGGCATCATCTCGGCCCATATCCTCTTCTTCGTACTGATCGCCAAGTACTTCCCGATCTTCGAACACCATCCCGAAGCGACGGACTACACCATCCCCGACCACTTCCGCAAGATCGACAAGGGGCACGAGGCGCTCGGAGCGGCACACGAGGCATAG
- the fdhD gene encoding formate dehydrogenase accessory sulfurtransferase FdhD encodes MKTIHVFNQGRLEEQQGETVREFPVVLHVNGREIATLISSPHDLRFLVAGFLRLQGFVTSLDDFHMLSVCEDFGTASVRIKGELPERLKPVLTSGCGTGITFNLPNAGLRTVPRAPAPVTADTIFRLMDELNHRSDQYKSHGGIHSAAVGDDRGIILAAEDIGRHNTLDRIAGEALIKNIDLTGKLLVTSGRISTEMAAKAALLGITLMASRTSPTDMAITICEQAGITLIGYVRGGKFTVYSHPEALSAGACRPVPHQGRTIPGVTGVILAGGQSSRMRSNKALLPYKGGRFIEAIYRQLTELFDEVILVTNTPDEYAFLPCRKVPDLYPGMGALAGLHAGLHHSATPHIFAVACDMPYLNSALIRRLAALRDRADVIIPEGEGGLEPLHALYGKGCQDEMERSLKGGSRRIVSFFPHARVSVFSRDEVMAFDPSLDSFRNINTPADYFELRDGEREAGNQGAPLAAQAG; translated from the coding sequence ATGAAAACAATCCATGTCTTTAACCAGGGACGGCTCGAAGAACAACAGGGTGAAACCGTCCGCGAGTTTCCGGTCGTCCTTCATGTCAATGGCCGGGAGATAGCCACCCTGATCTCTTCGCCCCACGATCTCCGTTTTCTGGTGGCCGGTTTTCTCCGCCTCCAGGGGTTTGTGACCTCTCTCGACGACTTCCACATGCTGTCGGTGTGCGAGGATTTCGGCACCGCCAGCGTGCGCATCAAGGGGGAGTTGCCGGAACGGCTCAAGCCGGTGCTCACCTCGGGCTGCGGCACCGGCATCACCTTCAACCTCCCCAACGCCGGACTGCGTACCGTCCCGCGCGCTCCCGCACCGGTAACGGCGGACACGATCTTTCGCCTGATGGACGAACTGAACCACCGCTCCGACCAGTACAAAAGCCACGGCGGCATCCATTCGGCGGCGGTGGGCGACGATCGGGGCATCATCCTCGCCGCCGAGGACATAGGCCGCCACAACACCCTGGACCGGATCGCCGGCGAAGCGCTCATAAAGAACATCGACCTGACCGGCAAACTGCTGGTCACGTCCGGCCGGATCTCCACCGAGATGGCGGCCAAGGCCGCGCTGCTGGGCATCACCCTCATGGCGTCCCGCACCTCCCCCACCGACATGGCCATCACCATATGCGAGCAGGCGGGCATCACCCTCATCGGCTACGTGCGCGGCGGAAAATTCACCGTGTACAGCCACCCGGAGGCGCTCTCCGCCGGAGCGTGCCGACCCGTCCCCCATCAGGGGCGGACGATCCCCGGCGTCACGGGCGTCATCCTGGCCGGCGGGCAGTCCAGCCGCATGCGGAGCAACAAGGCGCTCCTCCCCTACAAGGGGGGGCGTTTCATCGAGGCCATCTACCGACAGTTGACGGAGCTGTTCGACGAGGTGATCCTGGTTACCAACACCCCGGACGAATACGCCTTCCTCCCCTGCCGCAAGGTACCCGACCTATATCCCGGCATGGGGGCGCTGGCCGGGCTCCATGCCGGCCTGCACCACAGCGCCACGCCGCACATCTTCGCCGTGGCCTGCGACATGCCCTATCTGAACAGCGCCCTGATCAGGCGGCTGGCCGCCCTGAGAGACCGGGCCGACGTGATCATTCCCGAGGGGGAAGGCGGGCTGGAACCGCTGCACGCCCTGTATGGCAAGGGCTGCCAGGATGAGATGGAGAGGTCGCTGAAGGGGGGCAGCCGGAGGATCGTCTCCTTCTTTCCCCATGCCAGGGTCAGCGTCTTTTCCCGTGACGAGGTCATGGCCTTCGATCCTTCCCTGGACTCATTCAGAAACATCAACACCCCGGCCGACTACTTCGAGCTGCGGGACGGGGAACGGGAAGCGGGCAACCAGGGAGCGCCGCTGGCCGCCCAGGCGGGGTAG
- a CDS encoding substrate-binding domain-containing protein encodes MKLFVKLTLTLALIAGLCTAAVAGERLRMSTTTSTENSGLLKVLLPPFEKKYNCTVDVISVGTGKALKLGETGDVDVVLVHARALEDAFVAAGFGVNRRDVMYNDFIIIGPANDPAKVKSAKTATAAFKLIAAARAPFISRGDESGTHQKEKALWKAAAMKPAGSWYVESGQGMGEVITMATERQAYTLADRATYNAYRSGKTDLKVVFEGEKGLFNPYGVIAVNPKRFPHVKFDLAMKFIEYITGPEGQGIIASFRAHGEPVFFLYGHKGR; translated from the coding sequence ATGAAGCTGTTTGTGAAGCTCACCCTGACTCTGGCCCTGATCGCGGGCCTGTGCACCGCCGCCGTGGCCGGCGAACGCCTGCGCATGTCCACCACCACCTCCACGGAGAACTCCGGGCTGCTCAAGGTCCTGCTCCCGCCGTTCGAGAAAAAATACAACTGCACCGTGGATGTCATCTCCGTCGGCACCGGCAAAGCCCTGAAACTGGGGGAAACCGGCGATGTGGACGTGGTCCTGGTGCATGCCCGCGCCCTTGAGGATGCGTTCGTGGCCGCCGGTTTCGGGGTCAACCGCCGCGATGTGATGTACAACGACTTCATCATCATCGGTCCGGCCAACGACCCGGCCAAGGTCAAAAGCGCCAAGACCGCGACCGCGGCATTCAAACTCATCGCCGCCGCCCGCGCCCCCTTCATCTCCCGCGGCGACGAATCCGGCACCCACCAGAAGGAGAAGGCGCTGTGGAAGGCGGCCGCCATGAAACCGGCCGGCTCGTGGTATGTGGAATCGGGGCAGGGCATGGGCGAGGTCATCACCATGGCTACCGAGCGGCAGGCCTACACCCTGGCCGACCGCGCCACCTACAACGCCTACCGCTCCGGCAAGACCGACCTCAAGGTCGTCTTTGAAGGGGAGAAGGGACTGTTCAACCCCTACGGCGTCATCGCCGTCAATCCCAAGCGTTTCCCCCATGTCAAGTTCGACCTGGCCATGAAGTTCATCGAGTACATCACCGGCCCCGAGGGACAGGGGATCATCGCCTCCTTCAGGGCCCACGGGGAACCGGTGTTCTTCCTGTACGGCCACAAGGGGCGCTAA
- a CDS encoding ABC transporter permease: MGFIAESLRTSAALIATLDPEVFATVTTSLAVSCCAIILAAMIGVPAGVAVGLHDFPLKRAVVTLLNTLMAMPTVVVGLLLYGILSRQGPLGGMGLLFTPTAMVIGQTLLAVPIVANYTVGVVQGADPRILPTALTLGASPLQGVLQLMRQVRFGIIAALIAGFGRIIAEVGVAMMLGGNIRGYTRTMTTAIALETSKGEFAFGLALGMILMTVALAINLFLNTLQQR; encoded by the coding sequence GTGGGCTTTATCGCCGAATCCCTGCGCACCTCGGCGGCGCTGATCGCCACCCTCGACCCGGAGGTCTTCGCCACGGTGACGACCTCGCTGGCGGTCTCCTGCTGCGCCATCATACTGGCCGCCATGATCGGGGTTCCGGCAGGGGTCGCGGTGGGATTGCATGATTTCCCCCTGAAACGGGCGGTCGTCACCCTGCTGAACACGCTGATGGCCATGCCGACCGTCGTGGTGGGCCTGCTGCTCTACGGCATCCTGAGCCGCCAAGGCCCCTTGGGCGGCATGGGTCTTCTGTTCACGCCCACGGCCATGGTCATCGGCCAGACGCTTTTGGCGGTACCCATCGTGGCCAACTATACCGTCGGCGTCGTCCAGGGGGCCGATCCGCGTATTCTGCCCACCGCCCTGACCCTGGGCGCCAGTCCGCTCCAGGGAGTGCTGCAACTCATGCGCCAGGTCCGCTTCGGCATCATCGCCGCCCTGATCGCCGGATTCGGGCGGATCATCGCCGAAGTAGGGGTGGCCATGATGCTCGGCGGCAACATCCGCGGCTATACCCGCACCATGACCACGGCCATCGCCCTGGAGACCAGCAAGGGCGAGTTCGCCTTCGGCCTGGCCCTGGGCATGATCCTCATGACCGTGGCCCTGGCGATCAACCTGTTTCTCAACACGCTCCAGCAAAGGTAG
- a CDS encoding energy-coupling factor ABC transporter ATP-binding protein, which produces MNSIYHINELKMAFGDRTVLDVHRLTIDDSRLHILTGANGAGKSTLLGLLAFLTPPTAGEVVFDNVPVPWGSPALFRLRRQATLMHQLPYLFAGSVQENVAYGLGVRGMGATEQRQRIAEALAQTGLTGFDRRNALKLSGGEIRRVAMARALALRPRVLLLDEPLANVDHETARLLEELITSLPQQGICVIMTTHEPNHAARLGGTTIHLVSGRVVQADGAAEGPVPEADCAPARRIAASAVTL; this is translated from the coding sequence GTGAACAGCATTTACCATATCAATGAACTCAAGATGGCCTTCGGGGACCGGACCGTCCTCGACGTGCACCGCCTGACCATCGACGACAGCCGCCTCCATATCCTGACCGGGGCCAACGGAGCGGGCAAGAGCACCCTCCTGGGCCTCCTGGCGTTTTTGACCCCTCCCACCGCGGGAGAGGTCGTGTTCGACAACGTCCCGGTCCCCTGGGGCAGTCCGGCCCTGTTCAGATTGCGCCGCCAGGCCACCTTGATGCACCAACTCCCCTACCTCTTCGCCGGCAGCGTTCAGGAGAATGTGGCCTACGGCCTGGGAGTACGCGGCATGGGCGCCACGGAGCAGCGGCAGCGGATCGCCGAGGCGCTGGCCCAGACGGGCCTGACCGGCTTCGACCGGCGCAACGCCCTCAAACTTTCCGGGGGGGAGATCCGCCGGGTGGCCATGGCGCGGGCCCTGGCCCTCAGGCCACGGGTGCTGCTCCTGGACGAACCCCTGGCCAACGTGGACCATGAAACCGCCCGGCTGCTGGAAGAGTTGATCACCTCCTTGCCGCAACAGGGGATATGCGTTATCATGACTACACACGAACCGAATCACGCGGCGCGGCTCGGCGGCACGACCATCCATCTGGTCTCCGGCCGTGTCGTGCAGGCGGACGGGGCTGCCGAAGGGCCCGTACCCGAAGCCGACTGTGCCCCGGCACGCCGGATCGCCGCGTCTGCAGTCACCTTGTGA
- the mobB gene encoding molybdopterin-guanine dinucleotide biosynthesis protein B, giving the protein MTTRSVSFVAKSGTGKTTLLEKVITELKGRGYRLGVIKHDAHRFDIDHPGKDSHRLTQAGADTMLISSPEKLAVIKKHDASPPIEELIATYFGDVDLVLTEGFKKSGLPKIEVHRRERSDTLLCRGEEHDPSLLAVASDEPLNLDVPVLDLNNPAQVADFVEERIIRATD; this is encoded by the coding sequence ATGACCACCCGTTCCGTTTCATTCGTCGCAAAATCGGGCACCGGCAAGACGACCCTGCTGGAGAAGGTTATTACCGAACTCAAGGGCCGGGGCTACCGGCTGGGGGTCATCAAACACGACGCCCACCGCTTCGATATCGATCATCCGGGCAAGGACAGCCACCGCCTGACCCAGGCCGGCGCCGACACCATGCTGATCTCCTCGCCGGAAAAACTGGCCGTCATCAAGAAACACGACGCCTCCCCACCCATCGAGGAGTTGATCGCCACCTATTTCGGCGACGTGGACCTGGTCCTGACCGAGGGGTTCAAGAAAAGCGGCCTCCCCAAGATCGAGGTCCATCGCCGGGAGCGAAGCGATACCCTGCTCTGCCGGGGCGAGGAACACGACCCGAGCCTTTTGGCGGTGGCCAGCGATGAACCTTTGAACCTGGACGTGCCGGTGCTGGACCTGAACAACCCTGCACAGGTGGCGGATTTCGTGGAGGAGCGGATCATCCGTGCAACTGACTGA
- the moaA gene encoding GTP 3',8-cyclase MoaA — MQLTDSLGRTINYLRLSVTDRCNMRCSYCMPAEGVADQGHDAVLRYEELLLIAEAAVGLGIEKIRITGGEPLVRAGIVDFLFRLSRIDGLRHLALTTNGLLLERMAADLHAAGVQRLNVSLDSLNRETFGAITRGGDLDAVLRGLDAAERAGFPPPKINMVVMAGVNDGEILDFAELTRNRGNSVRFIEYMPVIKDEGWQRYSIPGEEILRRIAARYPLEHVCKGAYAGPSRDFRIQGAQGTLGIITAVSGHFCEECNRIRVTSTGQAKGCLFSDDTADLKPYLRPPDPVQLAQVLKAIVTAKPEGHHITCDGYGHKNFTMAQIGG, encoded by the coding sequence GTGCAACTGACTGACTCCCTGGGGAGAACCATAAACTACCTGCGCCTGTCGGTGACCGACCGCTGCAACATGCGCTGTTCCTACTGCATGCCCGCAGAGGGTGTTGCCGACCAGGGGCACGACGCGGTCCTGCGCTACGAGGAGTTGCTGTTGATCGCCGAGGCCGCCGTGGGCCTGGGGATCGAGAAGATCCGCATCACCGGCGGCGAGCCGCTGGTTCGGGCCGGCATCGTGGACTTCCTCTTCCGCCTCTCCAGGATCGACGGCCTCCGCCACCTGGCCCTCACCACCAACGGCCTCCTGCTGGAGCGAATGGCCGCCGACCTGCACGCGGCGGGGGTGCAACGCCTGAACGTCAGCCTCGACTCCCTCAATCGGGAGACCTTCGGCGCCATCACCCGGGGCGGCGATCTGGATGCGGTGCTGCGGGGACTGGATGCGGCCGAGCGGGCCGGTTTCCCGCCCCCCAAGATCAACATGGTCGTCATGGCCGGGGTCAACGACGGAGAGATCCTCGACTTTGCCGAACTGACCCGGAACCGCGGCAATTCGGTGCGTTTCATCGAATACATGCCGGTGATCAAAGATGAGGGGTGGCAACGCTACTCCATTCCCGGCGAGGAAATCCTCCGGCGCATCGCGGCGCGCTACCCGCTGGAGCACGTATGCAAGGGCGCCTATGCCGGCCCCTCGCGGGACTTCCGCATTCAGGGGGCTCAGGGGACCCTCGGCATCATTACCGCCGTGTCGGGCCACTTCTGCGAGGAATGCAACCGCATCCGGGTAACTTCCACCGGCCAGGCCAAGGGATGCCTGTTCTCCGACGACACGGCCGACCTGAAGCCCTATCTCCGGCCGCCGGACCCCGTACAACTGGCCCAGGTCCTGAAGGCGATCGTCACGGCGAAACCGGAGGGGCACCACATCACTTGCGACGGGTACGGGCACAAGAACTTTACGATGGCACAGATCGGGGGATAG
- a CDS encoding MOSC domain-containing protein produces the protein MAQVDAVCISEKKGERKTPVSRVELRENHGIVGDAHAGDWHRQVSLLAQESIAKMQALGLDVHAGDFAENITTSGIELVSLPVGSRLQVGETLLEVTQIGKECHTRCAIYYQAGDCVMPKEGIFARVITGGVIRPGDGVEVVGVADITL, from the coding sequence ATGGCACAGGTGGACGCCGTCTGCATCAGCGAGAAAAAAGGAGAGCGCAAGACGCCGGTCAGCCGGGTGGAATTGCGGGAAAACCACGGTATCGTGGGGGACGCCCATGCCGGCGACTGGCATCGCCAGGTGAGCCTGCTGGCCCAGGAGAGCATCGCCAAGATGCAGGCCCTGGGGCTGGACGTGCATGCGGGGGATTTTGCCGAGAACATCACCACCAGCGGTATCGAACTGGTATCGCTGCCCGTGGGGAGCCGCCTTCAGGTGGGGGAGACCCTGCTGGAGGTAACCCAGATCGGCAAGGAATGCCACACGCGCTGCGCCATCTACTACCAGGCCGGCGACTGCGTCATGCCCAAGGAAGGCATCTTCGCCAGGGTCATTACCGGCGGGGTCATTCGACCGGGGGATGGGGTGGAGGTGGTCGGGGTGGCTGATATCACTTTATAG
- a CDS encoding cache domain-containing protein, translated as MPRRFPIRAKLTVGALAPLFVAFFICSLTGLYIIDAKITSQAQEKVRTDLNSAREAYHGELRRIGELLELTADNPFAAMSIRSGDRRAISSLLTPLLRKKHLDILTAVDKDGRVLFRAHDPARFGDVPTGVYFIDQALKGNTITGTTILSPEQLAAESEGLTDRARIDVVTTPHSRPPRSLVERSGMIMVSAAPVLDGAGRVIGALYGAELLNNNNDLVDKIKQTVYEGVKFRGQDVGTATLFLGDTRIATNVLASNGRRAIGTQLSEEVYNRVILENRKWVGRAFVVNDWYLTAYEPIVGLRGEVVGSLYVGMLEKQYSALKNNVNSILVAVLFVSSLVGLAVSGIIGTHLANPIKELEQLTRRVTLGERDLRIELRSADELGDLAGEFNQMTRALAQRESEITILNRSLEQKVQKRTAELEEKNALLLDAQADLAKAEKLADLGIIAAGVAHEINNPLAVIRGNIEVMEMCLPPEHANREEVGIISQQVDRIAKIVGNLLAFARQKAHHRGEVPIHGLLDGIIGQIGHQIPMDAVTVVRKYDPNLTVIRGDGDQLRQVFTNLILNAVQAMDNHGTLTLTTRGLAPLEGCEISISDTGRGIKPENLKKIFTPFFTTRAAGSGLGLSISYGIIKDHGGDIKVSSVEGEGTTFRVTIP; from the coding sequence ATGCCGCGGCGTTTTCCCATCCGGGCCAAACTGACGGTGGGGGCACTGGCTCCGTTGTTCGTCGCCTTCTTCATCTGCTCCCTCACCGGACTCTACATCATCGACGCCAAGATCACCAGCCAGGCTCAGGAAAAGGTCAGGACCGACCTGAACTCGGCCCGTGAAGCGTACCACGGCGAACTGCGCCGCATCGGCGAACTGCTGGAATTGACCGCCGACAATCCCTTTGCCGCCATGTCCATCCGTTCCGGCGACCGCCGGGCCATCTCCTCCCTGCTCACCCCCCTGCTGCGCAAGAAGCATCTGGATATCCTGACCGCCGTGGACAAGGACGGCAGGGTCCTGTTCCGGGCCCATGATCCGGCCCGGTTCGGCGACGTGCCGACCGGGGTCTACTTTATCGACCAGGCCCTGAAGGGGAATACCATTACCGGTACCACGATTCTTTCCCCCGAACAACTGGCCGCCGAAAGCGAGGGACTGACGGACCGGGCGCGTATCGACGTGGTGACCACGCCCCACTCCCGGCCGCCCCGGAGTCTCGTGGAGCGGTCGGGCATGATCATGGTCTCTGCGGCGCCGGTGCTGGACGGCGCGGGCCGGGTCATCGGCGCGTTGTACGGCGCGGAGTTGCTCAACAACAATAACGACCTTGTGGACAAGATCAAGCAGACCGTCTACGAGGGGGTGAAGTTCAGGGGGCAGGACGTGGGCACCGCCACCCTGTTCCTGGGCGATACCCGCATCGCCACCAACGTGTTGGCGTCGAACGGCAGAAGGGCCATCGGTACGCAGCTCTCCGAGGAGGTCTACAACAGGGTCATCCTGGAGAACCGGAAGTGGGTCGGGCGGGCGTTTGTGGTGAACGACTGGTACCTGACCGCCTACGAGCCGATCGTGGGGCTGCGCGGCGAGGTGGTCGGTTCCCTGTACGTGGGAATGTTGGAAAAGCAGTACAGTGCCTTGAAGAACAACGTCAATTCCATCCTGGTCGCGGTCCTGTTCGTCAGTTCCCTGGTCGGGCTGGCCGTTTCCGGCATTATCGGCACCCATCTGGCCAATCCCATCAAGGAATTGGAACAGCTTACCCGCCGGGTGACCCTGGGCGAGCGAGACCTGCGCATAGAACTCCGCTCGGCCGACGAACTGGGGGATCTGGCCGGTGAGTTCAACCAGATGACCCGCGCCCTGGCCCAGCGCGAATCCGAGATCACCATATTGAACCGGAGCCTGGAGCAGAAGGTGCAGAAGCGGACGGCGGAGCTGGAAGAAAAGAACGCGCTCCTCCTGGATGCCCAGGCGGATCTGGCCAAGGCGGAGAAACTGGCCGACCTGGGCATCATCGCCGCCGGCGTGGCCCACGAGATCAACAACCCCCTGGCCGTTATCCGCGGCAACATCGAGGTCATGGAGATGTGCCTGCCTCCCGAGCACGCCAACCGGGAGGAGGTGGGGATCATCAGCCAGCAGGTGGACAGGATTGCCAAGATCGTGGGCAATCTGCTGGCATTCGCCCGGCAGAAGGCACACCACCGGGGCGAGGTGCCCATCCACGGCCTTCTGGACGGCATCATCGGCCAGATCGGCCACCAGATCCCCATGGACGCCGTCACCGTGGTCAGGAAGTATGACCCCAACCTGACCGTGATTCGCGGAGACGGGGACCAGCTCCGGCAGGTCTTCACCAACCTCATCCTCAACGCCGTGCAGGCCATGGACAACCATGGCACCCTGACCCTGACCACCAGGGGGTTGGCCCCTCTGGAAGGCTGCGAGATCAGCATCTCCGACACCGGCAGGGGGATCAAACCTGAAAATCTCAAAAAGATCTTCACCCCGTTCTTTACCACCAGGGCAGCGGGCAGCGGCCTGGGGCTCTCCATCTCCTACGGCATCATCAAGGATCACGGCGGGGATATCAAGGTATCAAGCGTGGAGGGTGAGGGGACGACTTTCAGGGTGACGATTCCCTAG